The following is a genomic window from Pedobacter sp. KBS0701.
CCTGAAGTGATGGCAACAGGTCTGTTTGTTTCTAACCGCTTATTAAAGGTTGTAGATTCGCCAAATGAGGGCATAACTTATTGCACGCAGTATGTAGCAGAAACACTCGACCAATACAATAAATACCAGGAAGAATTTGCACCAGCTTTACAGGCTGAATTAAACGAAAGGTTTAAGAACCGTTTTGTTGCCTATAGAAGTTTGATGGAATTTATTCCCCCAACCCCCTAAAGGGGGCTTGACCCAAGCAAAATATAATTCCCCTTTAGGGGATTAGGGGTTAAGCTTCTCGTTATTCTTATGCCTGTCTGCATCACGGATACTCTTTTTCTCCAGGTTCTTTTCCAAGGCTTCTGTCAGATTGATACCGGTTTGATTGGCCAAGCAGATCAGCACAAACATTACATCGGCCATTTCATCGGCAAGGTTTACCTCTTCGTCGCTTTTTTTGAAAGACTGCTCGCCATATTTACGGGCCATAATCCGTGCAACCTCCCCAACTTCTTCCATTAAAATGGCCGTGTTGGTTAATTCATTAAAATAACGGATTCCTGTAGTTTTAATCCAACGGTCTACCGTTTCCTGTGCTTCGTTAATGGTCATTTTTTTCTTCTTCTATTTCTGATTTTATGATACCGGTAACTTCTTTTTTTGCGCCTTCCAGTAAAAAAACTGCCGCACCTTTTTCTCTGGCATAAGGATTTTTCAATTCGCCAATTTTAGTAATTTTATCAAATAATGGTTGCTCTCTCTTCCTTTGAGGATCTTCATCACCAGACCATTCAATTAAAATTAAATCTTTTATTGGTTTATCCATTTTAAACCAATACAGGTAATCGGCATTGTACGATACTGCATTGATGTTTTTATATTTCGAATAATAGTTAATTGCGCCCGCCTGTCCGTAATCATCGGCACGTATCAATACGGTAGATTTATCTTTAACCTTATCGTAAGCAATATCAACAAGTGCTGCCAGTTCTTTCCAGCCTTGCATATCCGCATAATCCTGAGGCAACTCATGGTTCTTGCCATCTTCCCAGCGTAATGCGCCTACCCGCTCGAACCTTTTATGGTGGGCAATAATTTGTGCAGGACTATAAACCGGCATCAAAAGTGGCAAAAGGTAAATAAATGTGCCTATATTAAAAGCGAACAGCAAGCCCGATAGTATATATTTCTTCGCTAAAACCCGACTTAAATAAACCGCACCAAAAGCCAGTAAAACCGGATATAAACCTAAGGCATAATAATCTTTTGCTTTAAAATAGCTAAATACGATTAGGGTAATAATGTAGGTCAAAATAATCCAGCTGTATTTCCTGAAATCTTTATAAAAAATCAAACTGCCGATCCCCGCTAAAAGGATAAAAATTGAACTGATAAAAAAGAGAACCTGCCCGATGAAAAAATCGATCCGGTTTACATGCACCAATTGTGTTGCCCGCAAAAGTTTCATGTGTTTAAGCACTGGGAAATGATTGTCAATTTGCCAGATTACATTAGGCGAAATGATTAAAACGACCAGTAATATAGATAGATAAAGGTGTTTATCGGTGAATATTTTTCTATTTGGGGTAAGAATTATGGCTGGCAACAAACCAATGATCAGAAACAGAACATTGTATTTGTTTAAAAAGCCTAAAGCCACAAAAATGGCAAAAGCATATAGATATTTAGCCTCTTTTTGATCAAAATATCTCAGTAAATAATAAAATATGGCTGTCCAGGCTAAAACATCGAAGGAGTTGGGCTGATAAAGGGTATTTAGCCTCAGCAAAGAAGAACATATACAGGCTACGGCAACCAAACATTTGGCCAATAAGTTCCCTTTCAAAAAATCGACGATTTTCCAGCAATACAGTATGGTTATGGCTCCCAATAATGCAGGTATAATCCTTACCATAAAAATACCATTTCCAAAAGCTTTAATCAGCCACGAAAATAGCGAGGTTAAAGGTGGAACTGAAGTAAAACCTGCAGCCAGGTGATTGGCCTGGTCTAAATGGAGAAACTCGTCGCGTTGTAATTCATAAACCGAATTAACCAATACAAAAGATAAAATTAGTTTTAGCCCTAAAAAAAATACCAAAAAACCATATTCAGTTAAA
Proteins encoded in this region:
- a CDS encoding DUF4286 family protein, which codes for MLLYNVTLILEDAAAEEWLQWMQDVHIPEVMATGLFVSNRLLKVVDSPNEGITYCTQYVAETLDQYNKYQEEFAPALQAELNERFKNRFVAYRSLMEFIPPTP
- a CDS encoding nucleotide pyrophosphohydrolase; its protein translation is MTINEAQETVDRWIKTTGIRYFNELTNTAILMEEVGEVARIMARKYGEQSFKKSDEEVNLADEMADVMFVLICLANQTGINLTEALEKNLEKKSIRDADRHKNNEKLNP
- a CDS encoding glycosyltransferase family 39 protein — encoded protein: MKDKNPNRLTEYGFLVFFLGLKLILSFVLVNSVYELQRDEFLHLDQANHLAAGFTSVPPLTSLFSWLIKAFGNGIFMVRIIPALLGAITILYCWKIVDFLKGNLLAKCLVAVACICSSLLRLNTLYQPNSFDVLAWTAIFYYLLRYFDQKEAKYLYAFAIFVALGFLNKYNVLFLIIGLLPAIILTPNRKIFTDKHLYLSILLVVLIISPNVIWQIDNHFPVLKHMKLLRATQLVHVNRIDFFIGQVLFFISSIFILLAGIGSLIFYKDFRKYSWIILTYIITLIVFSYFKAKDYYALGLYPVLLAFGAVYLSRVLAKKYILSGLLFAFNIGTFIYLLPLLMPVYSPAQIIAHHKRFERVGALRWEDGKNHELPQDYADMQGWKELAALVDIAYDKVKDKSTVLIRADDYGQAGAINYYSKYKNINAVSYNADYLYWFKMDKPIKDLILIEWSGDEDPQRKREQPLFDKITKIGELKNPYAREKGAAVFLLEGAKKEVTGIIKSEIEEEKNDH